A single region of the Longimicrobiaceae bacterium genome encodes:
- a CDS encoding phage tail sheath C-terminal domain-containing protein, whose protein sequence is TVVLPGAYAAAAVAGKLSALSPHVSLTNKPLLVDGLEAEFDAAQLTQLVKARVLGLERRQGFRVVKGITTSTGSAFAQITTRRIVDYAKYGVRSSATPYIGLLNNVRVRGAMHATLNTFLDGMVKDEMLTAYKLEVTATREDERQGIARVTLTLQPTFSIDYIRVTMFLE, encoded by the coding sequence GACGGTGGTGCTTCCCGGCGCGTACGCGGCCGCGGCCGTCGCCGGGAAGCTTTCGGCGCTCAGCCCGCACGTGAGCCTGACCAACAAGCCGCTGCTGGTGGACGGGCTGGAGGCGGAGTTCGACGCCGCACAGCTCACGCAGCTGGTGAAGGCGCGGGTGCTGGGGCTGGAGCGGCGCCAGGGCTTCCGGGTGGTGAAGGGGATCACCACCAGCACGGGAAGCGCATTCGCGCAGATCACCACGCGCCGGATCGTGGACTACGCCAAGTACGGCGTGCGCTCGTCCGCCACGCCGTACATCGGGCTGCTGAACAACGTCCGGGTGCGCGGGGCCATGCACGCCACCCTCAACACCTTCCTGGACGGGATGGTGAAGGACGAGATGCTGACGGCCTACAAGCTGGAGGTGACGGCCACGCGCGAGGACGAGCGGCAGGGGATCGCGCGGGTGACGCTCACGCTGCAGCCCACCTTCAGCATCGACTACATCCGCGTGACGATGTTCCTCGAATAA